The Rhododendron vialii isolate Sample 1 chromosome 5a, ASM3025357v1 genome contains a region encoding:
- the LOC131325264 gene encoding uncharacterized protein LOC131325264 → MDVTFWETEPFYSPSAPSLQGEHRQEEMREVYSHGQGEELFFNHGEGEKEKSEEEPVSTERATYDIGGDIENRSQRWQMLDLEVYTRTRRKNGKLSCVMPLCQSQLPAPVLDSSADSSELTGCTGDT, encoded by the exons ATGGATGTCACTTTTTGGGAAACCGAGCCCTTTTACTCTCCATCcgctccatctcttcagggggagcataGGCAGGAAGAGATGAGGGAGGTTTATAGTCATGGTCAGGGGGaggaattattttttaatcatggtgagggagagaaggaaaaatctgAAGAGGAACCAGTATCTACCGAAAGAGCAACATATGACATTGGTGGTGATATTGAGAACAGATCACAACGATGGCAAATGCTTGACTTGGAGGTCTATACTAGAACTAGACGAAAAAATGGAAAGCTCTCCTGTGTGATGCCACTTTGTCAATCACAATTGCCTGCTCCAGTTCTGGATTCCTCAGCCGACTcatctg AATTGACAGGATGCACTGGtgatacctaa